Genomic segment of Acidobacteriota bacterium:
GCCGAGCGCCTGGGTCGTGAGATGGAGCTGGCGGCGGAGATTCAAGGACAGATTCTTCCCGATCGTCTGCCCGAGGTGGCGGGTCTCGAAGTGGCGGGCTGGAATCGGCCGGCGCGCCAGGTCGGCGGCGACTACTACGACCTGGTGTTGACCGGCGAGGGGCGCCTCGGTCTGGCCCTGGGAGACGTCACCGGCAAGGGTATGCCGGCCTCGCTTCTGGTCTCGACCCTGCACTCGTCGCTCACCTTGCTGCGCGACCGCAGCGATCTCGGGCCGCGGCTGGTGGAGCGCCTCAACCACCACGTCTTCGAGAGCTCGGCGTCCAACAAGTTCATCACCTTGATCGTCGCCGAGCTCGATGCCACCAGTGGCAATTTGGTCTACGTCAACGCCGGACACAATCCCGGCCTGCTGGTGCGCGCCGATGGCGCGGTGGAAAAGCTCGTCGCCGGTGGTCTACCCCTGGGCCTGCTCGCCGACAGCCGCTATCAGGCGCGTTCGATCATGCTCGAGGCCGGCGATCTCCTCTGTCTCTACTCGGACGGCATCACCGAGTGCGCCAATCCCGAGGACGACGAGCTCGGCGAAGAGCGCTTGGCTGAGATGTTGGTGGAGCGCCGCGAGGTGGCCCTCGGCGACATCATCGCCGACATCGACGCCGAGACCCAGGAGTTCGCTGCCGGCTTACCGCAGGGTGATGATCAGACGGTGGTGCTGGTGAGACGGTCGGGCTAGGTGCCCGCGGCTTCCCAGGTCATCGCTCAGGACAGGCCGACCGCCTCCGGGAAGGCCATCGGCGGCGTGACGATACCCCCCAGGACGGACTGACGCAGGTCGAGACAGAGGGCTTCCCGGCCGAGGCCGGCAATTCGCGAGAAGAGGCGCGAGAGGCGATCCTCCCAGAGCAATTCGCCGATCGACTCGGCGCGCACGCCGCCGCGGATGCGGCGCACTCCCCGTGCCCTTGCCCGGAAGGAGAGGGTCGCCGGGTCGTAGCATTCGAGGCCGTCGATCCAGCCGATCCACAAGCCCTCGCCGGTGAGCTCGACGAGCTCTGTCTCGCGCAGCTTCCCGGCTCCGACGAACAGGTTGCCGGCCACCGATTCCTTGGCGGCGACGGCGAGCGGCGTCACCGGCCGGCCGAGGGTGGTCGAGAGGGCGTGATCCACCGCCGGGCTGCGCACCACACCCTCGACGATCAGCTCGATGTTGCGTTTGCGGGCGCCATAGAAGTCGAAAGGGAAGGGCAGGCCGGCGTCGTCTTCGCCGCGATCGCCGAGCGACAGGGCGGCGTCGAAGACCTGGTGCCCGAGGGAGCTTCGCAACCACGAGCTCTCGTCGTGGAAGGACTGCGCCGACAGGGCGTGGTGGTTGAGTAGGAAGATGAGCTGGGCGATCACTTCCGCCGACAGCACCAGACCGAAGGGCTCCGCCGGGAGCTCGCCACCGGCCGCCGGACCACGCCGCTGACGAGCCCGTTCCAACGTCGCCGCGGCGTCGAGACGGCTCAACTGCCGGGCCGAGGCGGCGGCTCGACCGGCCCCCGCTCCCTGGCCGCAGGTGATCTCCAGGGTGGCGCTGGTGACTTCGGCCTGGCGCTCGAGTCCCTTGCTGTTGGCGACCACCACCCGGGCCTCCGCCCAGGACAGTCGGCCCGCTTCCTGATCGTCGAGGCCACGCTGCAGGATCTCGTGCGCTGCGGCGCCGTCGAGGGCTGCCAGCTCGGGGTCGTAGGCACTGTCGAGGGCGGGGGCGCTGCGCCCCCGCTTCGAGATCGGCCGAACGTCTTCGTCGCTCGGGCCCAGTCGCGCCAGGCCGAGGGCCTCGCGCACCGCTCCCTGGAGCTCGCCGCGGGTTGGAAAGGGGGTGCGATAGGAGCCGTAGCGGCCGCGCTCGAGCACCCGTACGGCGATGGTGCGCTCGACCTTTTCGGGCGGGGCGTCGTCGGCGGTGTCGGCGGAGCGTCGGCGGACCTCGATCCAGGCGAGCTCCGTTTCGTCCGCTGGAGAGGTCTCGAGGGTGTCGGCGATCAGGGCTCGAATGTCGCTCACGGCGAGGAGCTGGGCGTGCGGCACGGCAAAGATCTTAGCAGCCGCTCCCGACCATCGATCGCCGGTGACCTTGCCTCGGCGGATGGCTTGTCCTTTGCATTCTCAAGCGGCAGAATGCGGGACGAGACCAGACTTGAGAGAGCCCAGATCATGATCAGAATGCTCCTTTGCTCCGTCCTCGTCCTCCTTTCGCCTCTCAGCGCGGCCGCTCGAGAGGACGCTGCCGACCTCTTGCTGAGGCAGGGGGTGTTCTATCCGGTGGAGCCGCCGGAGCCGGTGGCGGGTACCTTGGCGGTGCGCGATGGGCGCATCGTCTATCTCGGTCCCGACGACGGTGCCGATTCCTTGGTGGGGCCGGATACGGAGGTCATCGACCTCGCCGGCCGCGCCGTGATTCCCGGGTTGATCGATGCCCACTCCCACCTCGCGGGCCTCGGCGATGCGTTGGTCCAGGTCGACCTGGCCGGGGTCGACACCTACGAGGAGGTGATCGAGCGCATCGCCCGGGCCGCCGCCCAGAGCACTCCGGGGAGCTGGATCCAGGGCCGCGGTTGGGATCAGAACCGCTGGCCGGGCAAGCAATTCCCGCACCACGCGGCGCTCAGCGCGGCGGTGCCCGACCATCCGGTGTGGATGCGTCGCATCGATGGGCACGCGGCGTTGATCAACCAGCGCGCCATCGAGGTGCTCGAGATCCCGGCGGACATCGCCGATCCCTCCGGTGGGCTCTTTCTACGCGATGCCGAGGGGGGCCTGACGGGGGTCTTGATCGACAACGCCATGGCGCCCTTCCGCAACCGCCTGGACCGCGCCACCGGTGCCGAGCTCGAGCGTCGCATCCAGCTCGCCGCCGAGACCTGCGTCGCCCTCGGGCTGACCACCGTGACGGATCTCGGAGTCGGCGACGAGGTGATCGCCGCCTATCGGGCGCTGGCGCGACGTTCCGAGCTGCCGCTGCGGGCGTCGCTGTTCCTGGGCGACGATGCGGCGCTGCTCGATCGCTGGTTCGAGGCCGGGCCGCTGATCGACCCCGAGGCGCGTGTTTCGGTGCGGGCGATCAAGCTCTATGCCGATGGTGCCCTCGGTAGCCGTGGCGCCGCCCTCATCGAGCCCTATTCGGACGATGCCGCCAATCTCGGTCTTCTGACCTCGACCAGTGCCCACCTCGAGACCGTCTCGCGCCGCGCCCTCGAGCGCGGCTTCCAGGTCGGCGTGCACGCCATCGGTGACCGCGCCAACCTGGTGGTGCTCGACGCCTTCGAGCGCGCCTTCGGGGGACCGCGGCCGGCAGCCCGCTTCCGCATCGAGCACGTCCAGGTGGCGCGGCCGGCGGACCTCGAGCGCATGGCCCGCCTCGGCGTGATCGCTTCGATGCAGCCGACCCACGCCACCTCCGATATGCCGTGGGCCGGCGACCGGGTCGGCGACCAGCGCTTGGTCGGGGCCTATGCCTGGCGCAAGGTGCTGGACGCCGGAGGCCGGTTGGCTTTCGGCAGCGACTTCCCGGTCGAGAAGCCCGATCCCCGCCACGGGCTCTATGCCGCCGTCACCCGCATGGATCTCACCGGCAAGCCCGTCGGGGGTTGGCTGCCGGGAGAGCGCCTGACGCGTCAGGAGGCGCTGCGCGCCTTCACCCTCGACGCCGCCTACTCGATTTTCCTCGACCACGAGGTGGGATCTCTGGCCGTCGGCAAGCGGGCCGACCTGGTGGTCTTCGCCGGCGACCCGATGAGCGTTGCCGAGGCCGAGCTCGCTCGTTTGCCCATCGATTTGACCCTGGTCGACGGAGCCGTCGTCTACCGACGGGGAGGTGAACCATGACAGCACTTCGTTGGCGCTCGGCGTCGATCCTGGTCGGCTGGGCCCTGATCGCCCTCGCCGGCGCCGCCTCGGTATCGGCCCAGAGCGCGCCGCTGGCGGGACCGCTGAGCGTCGAGCGCAACGCCATGCTCGATCAGCTCCGCGGCCGCGGGGTGACCGATGAACGGGTTCTGGCGGCGATGGCCGAAGTGCCACGCCATGACTTCGTGCCCGAGTCGCTGCGCTTGCGGGCCTACGAAGACAGCGCCCTTTCCCTCGGTCACGGCCAGACCGTCTACCAGCCCTACATCGTCGCCTTGATGACCCAGCTCCTCGACCTCGGGTCCGGGGACAAGGTGCTCGAGATCGGCACCGGCTCCGGCTACCACACGGCGGTGCTGTCGCGGGTCGCCGGCGAGGTCTACTCGATGGAGATCATCGAGCAGTTCGCCGCCGACGCTCGGCGGCGCCTCGACCGCCTGGGATACGACAACGTCCAGGTACGCGCCGGCGATGGCTACAAGGGCTGGCCCGAGGCCGGCCCCTTCGATGCTGTGATCCTGACGGCGGCGCCGCCGGAGCTGCCCCAGCCCCTGGTCGACCAGCTCAAGGTCGGCGGCAAGATGGTGGTGCCGGTGGGGGAGTTCTTCCAGGACCTGCGGGTGATCACCAACGGCCCCGACGGCCTCGAAACGGAGAGCATCATTCCGGTGCGCCTGCAGCGCATGGAGGGTGCGATCCAGGGCGGACGCGAGTAGGGGACGCCAGCGGCGGGAAGGCGGGCGGGCGGCCTCAGGCGGAGTGGATGTGGCCCTCTTCGATGCGGTAGATGCCGACCGGCACTTGTGCCCAACGCGGCTCGTCGCGCAGATCCGCGACCAGATCGCAGACCTCCGGTTGACAGGAGAAGAAGATCACCTGGCCGTGACGGGCGAGCTCGAGGGCGACGGACATTACGGCCCGCCGACGCTGGGGATCGAAGCGCACGTGGATGTCGTCCAGGATGATCGGAAGGGGGTCGCTCTTGCGCGCCAGCTCGCGGGCCAGGCCGAGGCGCAGGGCGAGATAGACCTGGTCCGCCAGGCCGCTACTCCAGGTGCCTTCGCCCTTGCGGCGTAGGCCCACTTCTTCGAGCTCGAGGGCGCCGGAACCGTCGTCCGTCGACACCAGGCGATAGCGCCCGCCGGTCATCAGCGCGAGCAGGTCCGCCGCGCGCTGTAGCACCCGCGGCCGGCGCTCCCGTTCCCAGGCCGAGGCGGCGTCGCCGAGGAGCGATTGGGTGAGGGCCAAGCGCGCCCAGTCCCGGACGCCGCGGTGGCGCCGCTCGACCAGCGC
This window contains:
- a CDS encoding amidohydrolase, with the protein product MIRMLLCSVLVLLSPLSAAAREDAADLLLRQGVFYPVEPPEPVAGTLAVRDGRIVYLGPDDGADSLVGPDTEVIDLAGRAVIPGLIDAHSHLAGLGDALVQVDLAGVDTYEEVIERIARAAAQSTPGSWIQGRGWDQNRWPGKQFPHHAALSAAVPDHPVWMRRIDGHAALINQRAIEVLEIPADIADPSGGLFLRDAEGGLTGVLIDNAMAPFRNRLDRATGAELERRIQLAAETCVALGLTTVTDLGVGDEVIAAYRALARRSELPLRASLFLGDDAALLDRWFEAGPLIDPEARVSVRAIKLYADGALGSRGAALIEPYSDDAANLGLLTSTSAHLETVSRRALERGFQVGVHAIGDRANLVVLDAFERAFGGPRPAARFRIEHVQVARPADLERMARLGVIASMQPTHATSDMPWAGDRVGDQRLVGAYAWRKVLDAGGRLAFGSDFPVEKPDPRHGLYAAVTRMDLTGKPVGGWLPGERLTRQEALRAFTLDAAYSIFLDHEVGSLAVGKRADLVVFAGDPMSVAEAELARLPIDLTLVDGAVVYRRGGEP
- a CDS encoding protein-L-isoaspartate(D-aspartate) O-methyltransferase, whose protein sequence is MTALRWRSASILVGWALIALAGAASVSAQSAPLAGPLSVERNAMLDQLRGRGVTDERVLAAMAEVPRHDFVPESLRLRAYEDSALSLGHGQTVYQPYIVALMTQLLDLGSGDKVLEIGTGSGYHTAVLSRVAGEVYSMEIIEQFAADARRRLDRLGYDNVQVRAGDGYKGWPEAGPFDAVILTAAPPELPQPLVDQLKVGGKMVVPVGEFFQDLRVITNGPDGLETESIIPVRLQRMEGAIQGGRE
- a CDS encoding metallopeptidase TldD-related protein; translation: MPHAQLLAVSDIRALIADTLETSPADETELAWIEVRRRSADTADDAPPEKVERTIAVRVLERGRYGSYRTPFPTRGELQGAVREALGLARLGPSDEDVRPISKRGRSAPALDSAYDPELAALDGAAAHEILQRGLDDQEAGRLSWAEARVVVANSKGLERQAEVTSATLEITCGQGAGAGRAAASARQLSRLDAAATLERARQRRGPAAGGELPAEPFGLVLSAEVIAQLIFLLNHHALSAQSFHDESSWLRSSLGHQVFDAALSLGDRGEDDAGLPFPFDFYGARKRNIELIVEGVVRSPAVDHALSTTLGRPVTPLAVAAKESVAGNLFVGAGKLRETELVELTGEGLWIGWIDGLECYDPATLSFRARARGVRRIRGGVRAESIGELLWEDRLSRLFSRIAGLGREALCLDLRQSVLGGIVTPPMAFPEAVGLS